DNA from Gammaproteobacteria bacterium:
TGCTAAAGCAGGGAAAAACCAAAATGTCTGCTTTGTGTGCCGCCATGCGTAAGCTCGTTCAGATTTGCTTTGGTGTTTTAAAACACCAAGCTAACTATCAACCGCAAACCCTCTAGCGGGGGCTTGTGATTGAGTGAGGAAGACGGATACTCTGCTCGGCGGGTTACGCAAGCTAACCCGCCCTACGCCTGTGGTTGTGGTTGTGGTTGTGGTTGTGGTTATGGTTATGGGGGGGGGGAACTGGTGAGATGCGATTGGGTTTATTTGGAGATGACGCGCTTAAGTTCGTCCATGACCATCTGGAATTGTTTGTCCATTTTCAGGCCGGCTTCGTACAGTTCCAAAGCCTTGTCGGCGGCGGTTTGGGTCACGGAAAGTAAGGATTGTTCCTGCTCTTCGGTGAGTCCCAGTGTCATAAAGGAGTCTTCCAGCGAACTCATCATTTGATCCATATTGGAAACGCTTTGTTCTTTGTTTTGCTGTTGTTCGTAGCTGATGATCTCCAGCGTTTTCTGGGTTTTGTCCACCAAATCGATTATGGCGTTTTGTTGCCACCCCAAACGCTCTTCCACTTCGATGGCTCTGATTCTGGATTCTGCGCCTTCCACTAAAATAGCCATATTGTCTTTGATGCGACCGTATTTGTCCCGGTCTTCTCCTGGCATGTTTTTGATTAGCAAGCTGATATTGGGATAATTGATTACGGTACGTAAATCAAAATCAAAGATACGATCCTTACTGCGCACCATTTGCATCAGCTCCAACTCCAGCGTACTGGGGGGTTTTCCGTTGGAACACTTAGTGACTTCCCCGTTCTTGGTACTGATATACACTATGCAACTTAAACCGAAGCTGGACATGGAATCGAGCACCAAATCGGCGAGATCAATGATATTTTTGCAGGAAAAACTGGCTTCGAAAAAGTGCAGCACCACACCCAGCTCTCCGGCACTGGTCATGGCTGTCATTGCCGTGCCCATGGCTTCGGTAGCATTTTGTTTCAGTTGCTCTTTTTCCTGATTTTTATAGATTGCCACTTCTATTTTGCTGCGTAACTCCGCAGCAGAGTAAGGCTTGATTACATAGTCATCGCCGCCTACCTCATACCCTTTGAGGCGCTCCTCAACCGAATCTCTGGCAGAGACAAAAGTGACCGGGATATTCCGCGTAAGCTCGCTGTTTTTGATTAACTGACAGGTTTCATAGCCGTTCATACCCGGCATTTCCACATCGAGTAAAATAATATCGGGGATGTGAGCTGTGAGAAACTGAATACAGTCATCGCCGGAACCGGCGTAGTCGATTTGAAATTCCTCACCTAATACGGGTTTGATCAACTCGTAATTAAAGGGCTCATCATCTACCACAAGGACTTTCTGTTTTCCCATACGAAATGTCTCCTGCGCATCCTTTCCTTGTGCTCGGTACTTTAAGTCCTACATATTCTGGATAAACTGAGCAACCGTTTCCGCTTCATCCTGTAAGGGTGCACGCCAACGGTTAATTTCATCCATATTCTCCGCTTTCCCCGCTTTCTCCAACTCGATGCATATTTGCGCCAAGCGTTCCGCGCCAATGGACTTGGCCGGACCTTTGAGTTTGTGGGCCAGCGCCTTTATCTCCACCATGGATTTCGCATCGAAGGCAAGCCTCATGTCGCCGAGAATATCGTTCAGCGAAATCACAAATTTTTGTAACAGGGAGGCATGGATTGCGGGGTCGTTGCCAACCAATCCTTCCAGCACAGCAATATCCACGGGCAGTTCTGTATCCTTGCGTTTCACCGGATCCAAACCTGTACTGTACTGACCGGGATCGCCGGACAAGTATTTTTGTAACACACTGCGTAAGGTGTTCAAACTCACGGGTTTGGCGACAAACTCGCGTACACCGTTGTCGAAAAACACCTGTTTTTCATTTTCCGCCGGTATGGTTCCTGTCATCATCACCAGTGGCGTACGTTTTTCGGGCCTCTGTCGCTTATACAAGGCTTGAGCCAGCTCAAACCCATCCATGTGGGGCATTTGCAGATCGGTGATGATCAATCCGTAGTTGGTTTTTTGCAGGGCTGCCAAGGCTTCTTCACCGTTAGCCACACTGTCCGCTTCAAAATTTAAACTACTAATCATTTCCACGAACATGGTGCGGTTCATTTGTTCGTCTTCTACAACCAGAACGCGGTGCAATTGATCCACAGGTGTATGCTCAGTGTTATTGTCTGATGCCGCATCTATGCGGCCACTTTGCGGGGGTTTTGTCCCACTATCTTTTTCTAACCACTTATCCAGGGTATGCGCCAACTTAGTCAACTCCACCGGTTTCGCTAAAATGTCATCCATACCGCTATTCAAACAAGTTTGAACTTCCTCGGTCAAGGTGTTCGCCGTGAACGCGACGATAGGTGTATGCCCTTGGCTACCCCGTTCTTCCGCACGAATGGCTTCCGTTAATTGAAAACCATCCATTTCAGGCATGAAACAGTCCACTAGTAACAAATCATAGTCTGCGGACCGCCATTTTTCCAAAGCCTTTGTGCCGTTTTCCACGATATCAAAATAGCACCCGAACTTAAGCAGTTGTTGGTGGATCACATCCTGATTGACTTCCGTGTCTTCCGCCACCAATATGCGCGCCTGGGGGTATTGGTCATATTGGGTGTATTCCCGCTCGAATACCAACTCTTCAACCCCAAGGCACTTGGCCAGCGCGGATTTGAACGCGGATTGCAGCAAAGGATCACAAACCACCTCCACCACCTCATCGCCAAAATTGGCGTCAGAGCTGGATTTCAGC
Protein-coding regions in this window:
- a CDS encoding IS110 family transposase: LKQGKTKMSALCAAMRKLVQICFGVLKHQANYQPQTL
- a CDS encoding response regulator, coding for MGKQKVLVVDDEPFNYELIKPVLGEEFQIDYAGSGDDCIQFLTAHIPDIILLDVEMPGMNGYETCQLIKNSELTRNIPVTFVSARDSVEERLKGYEVGGDDYVIKPYSAAELRSKIEVAIYKNQEKEQLKQNATEAMGTAMTAMTSAGELGVVLHFFEASFSCKNIIDLADLVLDSMSSFGLSCIVYISTKNGEVTKCSNGKPPSTLELELMQMVRSKDRIFDFDLRTVINYPNISLLIKNMPGEDRDKYGRIKDNMAILVEGAESRIRAIEVEERLGWQQNAIIDLVDKTQKTLEIISYEQQQNKEQSVSNMDQMMSSLEDSFMTLGLTEEQEQSLLSVTQTAADKALELYEAGLKMDKQFQMVMDELKRVISK